A window from Betta splendens chromosome 1, fBetSpl5.4, whole genome shotgun sequence encodes these proteins:
- the LOC114855333 gene encoding ADP-ribosylation factor-binding protein GGA1-like isoform X2, with product MAAAPPDEASLQSRINKATNPLNTETDWDSIKSFCDQLNDDPEGPQLATRLLAHKIQSPQEWEAMQALTVLETCVKNCGKRFHNEVGKFRFLNELIKVVSPKYLGARAPEPVKKKVFEIMYSWTVRLPEETKIAEAYHMLKKQGIVKQDPALPDDKPLPPPPPRAKSAIFEDEEKSKTLSRLLNSTNQEDLRAANKLIKEMVQEDQKRVEKVSKRVNAIQEVKESVSLLSQLLEGYSKDSCSRSNQELIKDLYQRCEKMRPTLFRLASDTEDNDEALADILEANDSLTQVINLYRQLVQGEEVAKDGTSMFSQAGSSGSALVDLMELNASANATQSDPEPSGLTQSVGLSLLDDELMSLGLNVTENGQAQTTSQSSDSTESFATSAAAVLLPAVVKTQQVPPATISTAPPKPMEELDLLGKALMQQSLPPESQQVKWDKLQPQSKVPLRDLQAKSSTNSRPAPIASTYSEQPDTLLLSSLSLTSGEKGSCTTPDLYDSISLSDVAVPLETIQPGSLLPVTVFDKHSLRVLFTFARDCPPSRPDVLVVIISMLSSAPIPVTNIRFQAAVPKVMKVKLQPPSNTELPAFNPILPPAAITQILLLANPQKEKVRLRYKLTFNLGNKSHDESGDVDQFPSPNTWGNL from the exons ATGGCGGCGGCGCCTCCAGATGAGGCTAGCCTGCAGTCTCGCATCA aCAAAGCCACAAATCCTCTAAATACAGAGACTGACTGGGACAGTATCAAGAGTTTTTGTGATCAGCTCAACGATGACCCAGAAGG TCCACAGCTCGCAACCAGACTTCTGGCCCACAAAATCCAGTCTCCACAGGAGTGGGAGGCTATGCAAGCGCTCACG GTTCTTGAGACATGCGTGAAGAACTGTGGGAAGCGATTTCACAatgaagtgggaaagtttcgcTTTCTCAATGAGCTCATCAAGGTGGTCTCACCCAAG TATTTAGGTGCACGGGCTCCAGAGCCAGTGAAGAAGAAGGTTTTTGAAATCATGTACAGCTGGACTGTGAGGCTGCCGGAGGAGACCAAGATAGCAGAAGCGTATCATATGTTGAAAAAACAGG GCATTGTCAAGCAGGACCCTGCGCTTCCTGATGATAAGCCCCTACCACCCCCTCCACCCAGAGCCAAAAGTGCCATttttgaggatgaggagaaatcTAAG ACACTGTCTCGCCTATTGAACAGCACCAATCAGGAAGATCTAAGAGCGGCAAATAAGCTCATTAAGGAAATGGTCCAGGAG GACCAAAAGCGTGTGGAGAAAGTATCAAAGCGAGTAAACGCCATccaggaggtgaaggagagtGTGAGCCTGCTGAgccagctgctggagggctacagcAAGGACAGCTGCTCCCGAAGCAACCAGGAGCTCATTAAG GATCTTTACCAGCGCTGTGAGAAGATGAGGCCTACGCTCTTCCGGTTAGCGAGTGATACAGAGGATAACGACGAAGCCTTAG CGGATATTTTAGAGGCCAACGACAGCTTAACGCAGGTCATTAATCTGTATAGGCAGCTGGTACAAGGAGAGGAGGTGGCAAAGGATGGCACAAGCATGTTCTCACAAGCAG GCAGCAGCGGTTCAGCGCTTGTAGACCTGATGGAACTGAATGCATCAGCCAATGCAACACAGTCGGACCCAGAGCCCTCCGGTCTGACGCAGAGCGTgggcctcagcctcctggatgaTGAGCTCATGTCTCTGG GATTGAATGTAACTGAAAATGGCCAGGCACAGACCACTTCTCAG TCTTCTGACAGCACAGAATCCTTTgccacatcagcagctgcagtatTGCTACCGGCTGTGGTCAAAACTCAGCAGGTCCCACCAGCAACCATATCTACGGCTCCTCCCAAGcccatggaggagctggacttgCTGGGGAAGGCGTTGATGCAGCAGTCCCTGCCGCCAGAGAGTCAGCAGGTCAAATG GGATAAACTCCAGCCTCAATCCAAAGTCCCTTTAAGAGACCTCCAGGCTAAGTCCAGCACCAATTCTAGACCTGCTCCAATCGCATCCACCTACTCGGAGCAGCCTgacaccctcctcctctccagtctCAGTCTCACATCTGGTGAAAAAGGCTCTTGTACTACTCCTGATCTCTACGACAGCATCTCCCTGTCTGATGTTGCTGTACCCCTGGAAACAATCCAACCTG GCAGCTTATTACCGGTGACTGTCTTTGATAAACACAGTCTCCGGGTTTTGTTCACCTTTGCGCGTGACTGTCCTCCATCACGGCCTGATGTGCTGGTGGTGATCATCTCTATGTTGTCATCGGCCCCTATTCCAGTTACCAACATCCGCTTTCAGGCAGCTGTGCCCAAG GTGATGAAAGTAAAGCTGCAGCCTCCCTCCAACACTGAGCTCCCAGCCTTCAATCCCATCCTACCTCCAGCTGCCATCACACAGATTCTACTTTTGGCTAACCCTCAGAAG GAAAAAGTACGCTTGCGATACAAACTAACGTTCAACTTGGGGAACAAATCTCATGATGAATCTGGTGACGTTGACCAGTTCCCATCTCCAAACACCTGGGGGAACCTTTAA
- the LOC114855333 gene encoding ADP-ribosylation factor-binding protein GGA1-like isoform X1, whose translation MIRYDIALRLQLKAGGDKATNPLNTETDWDSIKSFCDQLNDDPEGPQLATRLLAHKIQSPQEWEAMQALTVLETCVKNCGKRFHNEVGKFRFLNELIKVVSPKYLGARAPEPVKKKVFEIMYSWTVRLPEETKIAEAYHMLKKQGIVKQDPALPDDKPLPPPPPRAKSAIFEDEEKSKTLSRLLNSTNQEDLRAANKLIKEMVQEDQKRVEKVSKRVNAIQEVKESVSLLSQLLEGYSKDSCSRSNQELIKDLYQRCEKMRPTLFRLASDTEDNDEALADILEANDSLTQVINLYRQLVQGEEVAKDGTSMFSQAGSSGSALVDLMELNASANATQSDPEPSGLTQSVGLSLLDDELMSLGLNVTENGQAQTTSQSSDSTESFATSAAAVLLPAVVKTQQVPPATISTAPPKPMEELDLLGKALMQQSLPPESQQVKWDKLQPQSKVPLRDLQAKSSTNSRPAPIASTYSEQPDTLLLSSLSLTSGEKGSCTTPDLYDSISLSDVAVPLETIQPGSLLPVTVFDKHSLRVLFTFARDCPPSRPDVLVVIISMLSSAPIPVTNIRFQAAVPKVMKVKLQPPSNTELPAFNPILPPAAITQILLLANPQKEKVRLRYKLTFNLGNKSHDESGDVDQFPSPNTWGNL comes from the exons ATGATACGTTACGATATTGCATTACGTTTACAACTTAAAGCGGGGGGAG aCAAAGCCACAAATCCTCTAAATACAGAGACTGACTGGGACAGTATCAAGAGTTTTTGTGATCAGCTCAACGATGACCCAGAAGG TCCACAGCTCGCAACCAGACTTCTGGCCCACAAAATCCAGTCTCCACAGGAGTGGGAGGCTATGCAAGCGCTCACG GTTCTTGAGACATGCGTGAAGAACTGTGGGAAGCGATTTCACAatgaagtgggaaagtttcgcTTTCTCAATGAGCTCATCAAGGTGGTCTCACCCAAG TATTTAGGTGCACGGGCTCCAGAGCCAGTGAAGAAGAAGGTTTTTGAAATCATGTACAGCTGGACTGTGAGGCTGCCGGAGGAGACCAAGATAGCAGAAGCGTATCATATGTTGAAAAAACAGG GCATTGTCAAGCAGGACCCTGCGCTTCCTGATGATAAGCCCCTACCACCCCCTCCACCCAGAGCCAAAAGTGCCATttttgaggatgaggagaaatcTAAG ACACTGTCTCGCCTATTGAACAGCACCAATCAGGAAGATCTAAGAGCGGCAAATAAGCTCATTAAGGAAATGGTCCAGGAG GACCAAAAGCGTGTGGAGAAAGTATCAAAGCGAGTAAACGCCATccaggaggtgaaggagagtGTGAGCCTGCTGAgccagctgctggagggctacagcAAGGACAGCTGCTCCCGAAGCAACCAGGAGCTCATTAAG GATCTTTACCAGCGCTGTGAGAAGATGAGGCCTACGCTCTTCCGGTTAGCGAGTGATACAGAGGATAACGACGAAGCCTTAG CGGATATTTTAGAGGCCAACGACAGCTTAACGCAGGTCATTAATCTGTATAGGCAGCTGGTACAAGGAGAGGAGGTGGCAAAGGATGGCACAAGCATGTTCTCACAAGCAG GCAGCAGCGGTTCAGCGCTTGTAGACCTGATGGAACTGAATGCATCAGCCAATGCAACACAGTCGGACCCAGAGCCCTCCGGTCTGACGCAGAGCGTgggcctcagcctcctggatgaTGAGCTCATGTCTCTGG GATTGAATGTAACTGAAAATGGCCAGGCACAGACCACTTCTCAG TCTTCTGACAGCACAGAATCCTTTgccacatcagcagctgcagtatTGCTACCGGCTGTGGTCAAAACTCAGCAGGTCCCACCAGCAACCATATCTACGGCTCCTCCCAAGcccatggaggagctggacttgCTGGGGAAGGCGTTGATGCAGCAGTCCCTGCCGCCAGAGAGTCAGCAGGTCAAATG GGATAAACTCCAGCCTCAATCCAAAGTCCCTTTAAGAGACCTCCAGGCTAAGTCCAGCACCAATTCTAGACCTGCTCCAATCGCATCCACCTACTCGGAGCAGCCTgacaccctcctcctctccagtctCAGTCTCACATCTGGTGAAAAAGGCTCTTGTACTACTCCTGATCTCTACGACAGCATCTCCCTGTCTGATGTTGCTGTACCCCTGGAAACAATCCAACCTG GCAGCTTATTACCGGTGACTGTCTTTGATAAACACAGTCTCCGGGTTTTGTTCACCTTTGCGCGTGACTGTCCTCCATCACGGCCTGATGTGCTGGTGGTGATCATCTCTATGTTGTCATCGGCCCCTATTCCAGTTACCAACATCCGCTTTCAGGCAGCTGTGCCCAAG GTGATGAAAGTAAAGCTGCAGCCTCCCTCCAACACTGAGCTCCCAGCCTTCAATCCCATCCTACCTCCAGCTGCCATCACACAGATTCTACTTTTGGCTAACCCTCAGAAG GAAAAAGTACGCTTGCGATACAAACTAACGTTCAACTTGGGGAACAAATCTCATGATGAATCTGGTGACGTTGACCAGTTCCCATCTCCAAACACCTGGGGGAACCTTTAA
- the LOC114855333 gene encoding ADP-ribosylation factor-binding protein GGA1-like isoform X3, with protein sequence MQALTVLETCVKNCGKRFHNEVGKFRFLNELIKVVSPKYLGARAPEPVKKKVFEIMYSWTVRLPEETKIAEAYHMLKKQGIVKQDPALPDDKPLPPPPPRAKSAIFEDEEKSKTLSRLLNSTNQEDLRAANKLIKEMVQEDQKRVEKVSKRVNAIQEVKESVSLLSQLLEGYSKDSCSRSNQELIKDLYQRCEKMRPTLFRLASDTEDNDEALADILEANDSLTQVINLYRQLVQGEEVAKDGTSMFSQAGSSGSALVDLMELNASANATQSDPEPSGLTQSVGLSLLDDELMSLGLNVTENGQAQTTSQSSDSTESFATSAAAVLLPAVVKTQQVPPATISTAPPKPMEELDLLGKALMQQSLPPESQQVKWDKLQPQSKVPLRDLQAKSSTNSRPAPIASTYSEQPDTLLLSSLSLTSGEKGSCTTPDLYDSISLSDVAVPLETIQPGSLLPVTVFDKHSLRVLFTFARDCPPSRPDVLVVIISMLSSAPIPVTNIRFQAAVPKVMKVKLQPPSNTELPAFNPILPPAAITQILLLANPQKEKVRLRYKLTFNLGNKSHDESGDVDQFPSPNTWGNL encoded by the exons ATGCAAGCGCTCACG GTTCTTGAGACATGCGTGAAGAACTGTGGGAAGCGATTTCACAatgaagtgggaaagtttcgcTTTCTCAATGAGCTCATCAAGGTGGTCTCACCCAAG TATTTAGGTGCACGGGCTCCAGAGCCAGTGAAGAAGAAGGTTTTTGAAATCATGTACAGCTGGACTGTGAGGCTGCCGGAGGAGACCAAGATAGCAGAAGCGTATCATATGTTGAAAAAACAGG GCATTGTCAAGCAGGACCCTGCGCTTCCTGATGATAAGCCCCTACCACCCCCTCCACCCAGAGCCAAAAGTGCCATttttgaggatgaggagaaatcTAAG ACACTGTCTCGCCTATTGAACAGCACCAATCAGGAAGATCTAAGAGCGGCAAATAAGCTCATTAAGGAAATGGTCCAGGAG GACCAAAAGCGTGTGGAGAAAGTATCAAAGCGAGTAAACGCCATccaggaggtgaaggagagtGTGAGCCTGCTGAgccagctgctggagggctacagcAAGGACAGCTGCTCCCGAAGCAACCAGGAGCTCATTAAG GATCTTTACCAGCGCTGTGAGAAGATGAGGCCTACGCTCTTCCGGTTAGCGAGTGATACAGAGGATAACGACGAAGCCTTAG CGGATATTTTAGAGGCCAACGACAGCTTAACGCAGGTCATTAATCTGTATAGGCAGCTGGTACAAGGAGAGGAGGTGGCAAAGGATGGCACAAGCATGTTCTCACAAGCAG GCAGCAGCGGTTCAGCGCTTGTAGACCTGATGGAACTGAATGCATCAGCCAATGCAACACAGTCGGACCCAGAGCCCTCCGGTCTGACGCAGAGCGTgggcctcagcctcctggatgaTGAGCTCATGTCTCTGG GATTGAATGTAACTGAAAATGGCCAGGCACAGACCACTTCTCAG TCTTCTGACAGCACAGAATCCTTTgccacatcagcagctgcagtatTGCTACCGGCTGTGGTCAAAACTCAGCAGGTCCCACCAGCAACCATATCTACGGCTCCTCCCAAGcccatggaggagctggacttgCTGGGGAAGGCGTTGATGCAGCAGTCCCTGCCGCCAGAGAGTCAGCAGGTCAAATG GGATAAACTCCAGCCTCAATCCAAAGTCCCTTTAAGAGACCTCCAGGCTAAGTCCAGCACCAATTCTAGACCTGCTCCAATCGCATCCACCTACTCGGAGCAGCCTgacaccctcctcctctccagtctCAGTCTCACATCTGGTGAAAAAGGCTCTTGTACTACTCCTGATCTCTACGACAGCATCTCCCTGTCTGATGTTGCTGTACCCCTGGAAACAATCCAACCTG GCAGCTTATTACCGGTGACTGTCTTTGATAAACACAGTCTCCGGGTTTTGTTCACCTTTGCGCGTGACTGTCCTCCATCACGGCCTGATGTGCTGGTGGTGATCATCTCTATGTTGTCATCGGCCCCTATTCCAGTTACCAACATCCGCTTTCAGGCAGCTGTGCCCAAG GTGATGAAAGTAAAGCTGCAGCCTCCCTCCAACACTGAGCTCCCAGCCTTCAATCCCATCCTACCTCCAGCTGCCATCACACAGATTCTACTTTTGGCTAACCCTCAGAAG GAAAAAGTACGCTTGCGATACAAACTAACGTTCAACTTGGGGAACAAATCTCATGATGAATCTGGTGACGTTGACCAGTTCCCATCTCCAAACACCTGGGGGAACCTTTAA
- the LOC114855325 gene encoding probable ATP-dependent RNA helicase DDX17, protein MRGGSSYGDRDRDRGRDRPRFGTMGSRGGAPPMKFGNPGERLRKKRWNLDELPKFEKNFYSEHPEVQCMSQYDVEEFRRKKEITIRGSGCPNAVTAFHHAHFPQYVMDVLVQQNFKEPTAIQAQGFPVALSGKDMVGIAQTGSGKTLAYLLPAIVHINHQPYLERGDGPICLVLAPTRELAQQVQQVAYDYGKSSRIKSTCVYGGAPKGPQIRDLERGVEICIATPGRLIDFLEGGKTNLRRCTYLVLDEADRMLDMGFEPQIRKIVEQIRPDRQTLMWSATWPKEVRQLAEDFLKEYIQINIGALELSANHNILQIVDVCMDNEKDNKLIQLMEEIMAEKENKTIIFVETKKRCDDLTRRMRRDGWPAMCIHGDKSQPERDWVLTEFRSGKAPILIATDVASRGLDVEDVKFVINYDYPSCSEDYVHRIGRTARSTNKGTAYTFFTPGNMRQARDLVRVLEEARQAINPKLLQLVDSGRNSGSGGRMRYRGSSSNNPNLMYQDECDRRMRSGGGGVGSKDSRSGFSRNSRDGDRSTSSSSYRDRSRDHRNSFSSDSDQYPNYSNSGGYNAHSGGQSGSVGVQDQPNQAQGQFVQPQPPPPAAAGPQPLMAQQFPPQPSLMGFMGQPPYAFVSPPPPPPGPPATRK, encoded by the exons ATGAGAGGCGGTTCTTCCTATGGAGATAGAGACCGAGACCGTGGAAGGGACAG GCCAAGATTTGGGACCATGGGCAGTCGCGGTGGAGCACCACCAATGAAGTTTGGGAATCCAGGCGAGCGACTTCGCAAGAAGAGGTGGAACCTGGATGAGCTGCCAAAATTTGAGAAGAACTTCTACTCTGAACACCCTGAGGTCCAGTGCATGAGTCAG TATGACGTGGAAGAGTTTCGTAGAAAGAAGGAGATCACCATCAGAGGCTCTGGTTGTCCGAATGCAGTCACAGCTTTTCACCACGCCCACTTCCCTC AATATGTGATGGATGTGCTGGTTCAGCAGAACTTTAAGGAGCCCACAGCGATCCAGGCTCAGGGTTTCCCTGTGGCTCTGAGTGGCAAGGATATGGTGGGCATTGCACAGACTGGCTCTGGAAAGACCCTGGCT TATCTTCTTCCTGCCATTGTTCACATCAATCATCAGCCCTACCTAGAGAGGGGAGATGGCCCAATC TGTCTGGTGCTAGCCCCCACTAGGGAACTTGCTCAGCAGGTTCAACAAGTTGCTTATGACTATGGCAAGTCTTCCCGAATCAAAAGTACATGTGTCTATGGTGGAGCACCCAAAGGACCACAGATTCGAGACCTTGAGAGGG GCGTTGAAATCTGCATTGCCACACCTGGTCGCCTCATTGATTTCTTGGAGGGAGGGAAGACTAACCTGAGGCGCTGCACCTATCTAGTGTTGGATGAGGCTGACCGCATGTTGGACATGGGCTTTGAGCCACAGATTCGCAAGATAGTTGAGCAGATCAGG cCTGATAGACAGACTTTGATGTGGAGCGCAACCTGGCCAAAGGAGGTTCGGCAGCTAGCAGAGGACTTCTTGAAGGAATACATCCAGATTAATATTGGTGCTTTGGAGCTCAGCGCTAACCACAATATCCTGCAGATTGTGGATGTTTGCATGGACAACGAGAAGGACAACAA ATTGATTCAGTTAATGGAGGAAATTATggctgaaaaagaaaacaaaaccatcatCTTTGTGGAGACAAAGAAACGATGTGATGATCTCACAAGAAGGATGAGACGTGACGG GTGGCCAGCAATGTGTATCCATGGAGATAAGAGCCAACCAGAAAGAGACTGGGTACTCACGG AGTTTCGGAGTGGCAAAGCTCCTATACTGATTGCTACAGACGTTGCCTCTCGTGGTCTGG ATGTGGAGGACGTCAAGTTTGTCATCAACTATGACTATCCCAGCTGCTCTGAGGATTATGTTCATCGTATTGGACGTACAGCTCGCAGTACCAACAAGGGCACTGCGTACAccttcttcaccccaggaaacATGCGTCAGGCCCGTGACCTCGTCCGGGTGTTGGAGGAAGCCCGTCAGGCCATCAATCCTAAACTGCTTCAGCTGGTGGACTCAGGCCGCAATAGTGGAAGCG gCGGCAGAATGCGTTACCGTGGCAGCAGCTCCAACAACCCTAACCTGATGTACCAGGATGAATGTGACCGACGCATGCGCTCGGGTGGCGGCGGAGTAGGCAGCAAAGACAGCCGCAGCGGGTTCAGCCGCAACAGCCGGGACGGGGAccgctccacctcctcttcctcctacaGGGACAGAAGTCGGGATCATAGGAACAGCTTCAGCTCTGATTCAGACCAGTATCCGAACTACAGCAACAGTGGGGGCTACAACGCTCACAGCGGGGGCCAGTCAGGTAGTGTGGGAGTTCAGGATCAGCCGAACCAAGCGCAAGGTCAGTTtgtccagcctcagcctcctcctcctgcagcagccggtCCACAGCCTCTGATGGCTCAGCAGTTTCCTCCACAACCCTCCCTCATGGGCTTCATGGGGCAGCCACCTTATGCTTTTGTttctccaccccctcctcccccaggcCCCCCAGCAACCCGGAAATAG
- the ntan1 gene encoding protein N-terminal asparagine amidohydrolase — MPLFIQNRRIDQFNSTGELFDKYHHLKESARTFRSKPPANVDPKCLLYVQQREFAATTPADKWVSVIGSDDATTCHLVVLRHTGSGAVCLAHCDGSSTWSEVLLLMKSVASLSNANEEGRLEVHLVGGFNDESKTSHKLSLNILAAFHKQKEDIHLETCCITEMNDVVVDGTHRPIVYGIGVDVKKGDVFPASFSYKGPAEELRSARTFTGGQMADIYDSSQGYVKIGPCKWSPNLDIAIWLSQDDDTILKYLSTSPMAEPPYFVQHMKSTIQFILQHPSTDSLFPAGQPQLYHRTERGEWERVV, encoded by the exons ATGCCATTATTTATACAGAACCGAAGAATTGACCAGTTCAACTCGACAGGGGAACTGTTCGACAAATATCATCATTTAAAG GAGAGTGCCAGAACGTTTCGCTCCAAGCCACCTGCTAACGTTGACCCCAAGTGCCTTTTGTATGTCCAACAAAGAGAGTTTGCTGCAACAACACCAGCAGACA AATGGGTGTCAGTTATTGGCTCTGATGATGCCACCACCTGCCATTTGGTTGTGCTACGACATACAG GGAGTGGAGCTGTCTGTCTCGCTCACTGTGATGGTTCCAGCACTTGGTCTGAAGTACTATTACTTATGAAATCTGTTGCATCCTTAAGTAATGCCAATGAAGAGGGCAg ACTTGAGGTTCATCTTGTTGGTGGATTTAATGATGAGTCAAAGACATCTCATAAACTCAGCCTTAATATACTGG CTGCCTTTCATAAACAGAAAGAGGATATTCATCTGGAAACATGTTGCATCACAG AAATGAATGACGTTGTTGTTGATGGAACTCACAGACCTATAGTATATGGAATAG GTGTTGATGTCAAAAAAGGCGACGTGTTTCCTGCGTCATTCTCCTATAAAGGACCTGCAGAAGAGCTACGGTCAGCACGAACTTTTACTGGTGGACAG ATGGCTGACATATATGACTCAAGTCAGGGATATGTAAAAATTGGACCCTGCAAGTGGTCTCCAAATTTGGATATTGCCATCTGGTTATCACAAGATGATGACACAATATTAAAG TACCTGTCCACCTCCCCTATGGCTGAGCCACCATACTTTGTCCAGCACATGAAGTCCACCATCCAGTTCATCTTACAGCACCCGAGCACTGACAGCCTGTTTCCTGCAGGGCAGCCACAGCTCTACCACAGGACCGAGAGGGGGGAATGGGAGAGGGTTGTCTAA
- the LOC114855367 gene encoding mpv17-like protein has translation MRNAFVRHVRRFPWFTNVTLYGCLFAGGDFVHQWFSRGDRMDWGHTRNVALVAFSFHGNFNFFWMRFLERRFPGKSVGMLMRKLVLDQTAAAPLATTVFYTGVSFLEGKEDVMDDWRKKFLNTYKTGLMFWPFMQFLNFALVPLYMRTSFTGCCAFVWATFLCFSLQSGDGTAGAALVWLFPSKGNDAEATVESEDKVADAKDEMAASKSAPN, from the exons ATGCGGAATGCGTTCGTGAGACACGTCCGTCGCTTTCCGTGGTTCACCAACGTCACGCTGTACGGCTGTCTGTTCGCCGGAGGGGACTTCGTCCACCAGTGGTTTTCTCGCGGCGACCGGATGGACTGGGGCCACACGCGAAACGTCGCCCTGGTCGCGttcagtttccatggcaacttCAATTTCTTCTGGATGCGCTTCCTGGAGCGCAGGTTTCCCGGGAAGTCCGTCGGGATGTTGATGAGGAAACTGGTGCTGGACCAGACGGCCGCGGCCCCACTGGCCACCACCGTCTTCTACACAG GTGTCAGCTTCTTGGAGGGCAAAGAGGACGTGATGGACGACTGGAGAAAGAAATTCCTAAATACTTATAAG ACTGGGCTCATGTTCTGGCCATTCATGCAG TTTCTAAACTTTGCGCTGGTGCCTCTGTACATGAGGACTAGCTTCACTGGCTGCTGCGCCTTCGTCTGGGCCACCTTCCTTTGCTTCTCGCTGCAGAGCGGGGACGGCACCGCCGGCGCTGCCCTGGTGTGGCTGTTCCCCTCCAAAGGGAATGATGCAGAAGCGACTGTGGAGTCTGAAGACAAAGTAGCGGATGCCAAAGATGAAATGGCAGCATCTAAATCAGCCCCAAACTGA